From the genome of Eucalyptus grandis isolate ANBG69807.140 chromosome 2, ASM1654582v1, whole genome shotgun sequence, one region includes:
- the LOC104432892 gene encoding helicase protein MOM1 isoform X2 codes for MRARGSAGRSRDKNMVNQTRSGCKIRDECTNKAHSSGKGSSTSPFASDSYRLRSSTRESSSKKPTVPSVPTIRKSERIEKQTPPTSVSKNLEKVKRQRTPSPVRRSERCKKLRHSSNSLISKKSARRSESSDRQNLMEKKENNGKQLEMEDKESSKSSEEEPASTKTKRGTMSARAYRALFRGSVNKDKADCREELICPKKSFQQEYNNTGAVGPEDVDAVNDCSDRSQEIKDGVESMTQMVEKQNEENTCLRQNSHSTQQGANYDSGRVENRSSLEKQSELMDLSRNGRYLDGHVGLENQEDVPDKQSDSVCLISNASAPAGCQNFTSAAHNFVGIDGINSKGKSGEPDATVNLELDGKQNLHVLVNIDAESGQSTCFICKLGGKLLCCNGAGCQKNYHLSCLDPPLNDVPLGVWHCLACVRKMMKYGAHSVSEGVESIWDCREVEVFDPKGCQKQKQFFVKYKGLAHFHNRWLPEAEVAAQCPSLVAEVAPWKSEWTLPRRLLQKRLITSPQFHSERDRQEEGTGVSMCHYQWLVKWCGLDYEHASWELENASLFLSSEAQSLIKQYENRIERATGACNVEVTMLSERKKRLRNEISKLADPVERQFEYWKVHPNVILVDHEEHISKVTSFILLECDGCLPCLVISPSTLVYSWDAEFFRLAPMVDVVVYNGSKDTRRRIRNLEFSEEGASIAFEVLISPPEAIVEDMNIMQRIEWEAVVIDECQQPRSFAFLDEFLKLKTQRRLFPFNGNLEENISKYRNLLSIVEKFGDEESMNASATNSHETVYKPKERPVSYTAFEGKMDSSRFVEYWVPTQISNVQLEQYCATLLSNSLSLCSSSKGDPVGVLRDILVSARKCCDHPYNVDPSLQGSMMKDLQPIEYLEVGIRASGKLQLLDRLLLEIKKQHLKVLILFQSIGCSGRDLTGDILDDFLRQRFGADSYERVDGGILPSKKQAALNKFNDKELGRFVFLLENRACNFSIKLSSVDMVIIFDSDWNPASDLKNLQKLTIESQVQIKVLRLYLSCTVEEKALLCAKQGMHLELQNISPSTSHMLLMWGASYLMCRLDEFHGSSSVSSMELSDQLLSNSVVQEFLALLSQNENSVKSRSVIVKARQTSGTYCTDFPLVGELKIQSTAEDLPHIFWTKLLEGKHPCWKYLSGSTPRNRKRVQSNVNVLEEVESDSNQLDKKRKKLTNNSISLSSRKQRIDGEKKVAANKEGTSRPFIKSLGGEDLTAIPEGKMVDSDEGRKLRDAQRSLHLLLKPEISRLSDLLNVSDNIKRIIDIFLDYVINNHHVSREPASILQAFQLALCWTAVSLSKEKIDHTESLELAKKHLNYQCKKEEADHVYLMLRHLKKMFLHLRKNSLVDSSKCGELKDKALEMEQSGVKSPLPAMPCLQTIKVEIEDCTFQGSSSNEVISSPNLMDEFGLTLGDISESGREIRNQKQILLELERRKNKICREYEAQKVLLENTRQMEAAIVRLHYGGSTKLDRLERLDREYSTKIEECSHEMAVRLKEIEAEYRASANGVQQDPSLVEGDRRSTQVQLPNKLPEARHGQESSNCHDQLINVDPLPRPSSDQSADAIDCAVKDCLPVRIGCDNDEVSTVASGTVFTEVGPCANGIPIDNQGNAVSLNPCSRENLPGNSHGDFISSRAPDNVSTMNAYTLVDQTPDDSRKEAIDEPGPVEAQESVHLTNVLERSSTLDPQVSETEPPNGSESGVVDNVHRSDGPHKAALVDRSISRMPDDRDKVRATGHALENISSLNAGSLDDQILDGLRKEALDEPVALEVQENICITGELEAPSENEICNGSESEVLENVHPSDGPCEVTLVDQSKSSTVPLANAFAKGASVSFHCTLPDPELRDDCNATSTSRQERNRPNEERHNDEALPDEESRDDCNVTSTTLQEENAPGKQQRDAESVPNQDLGDDSTPAIMQEGNAPDEEQQNAEDASVPSYLTLPGEELRDYSNAASSGIEERNATDEEQHNAETLPEEELRVNCNTVSAGMQERNEPDEEHRNAESATVSSYHELGDDFSAPSTSMPERNAPDEEQHNTSQQTELLSSGTCNATSFFSGAADMEPPVLPQPQDQPLNNSSHDLALVRGTATPLQGVGETSNLTVHVQSTQVDENPAAPLNQAMSESAVSIPRGRIVAQISGNSTASVPMESNTQPSQSPFPMAQPRTPLKLHLDPLQNELDRIQREIEQMDKAHEDARMRLVSDCGKEIDEIVAQIRRKYDLKLREIEAEYLPKKKELDMNHRKVLMNRMLAEAFKSKYSDIRASGTNGMQQDVASSSMQPLLQLSSQHNAHQPLPVRVPSAGLQSNGVGTAATPFTSSQSFPTNVASLQNVGPSVGSILDTMAVPQISLSMPPSSANIQAPSDLRSPAPHLQTFRPSVASSGTRLQGLPNWQPPSNPPPTSAPLQQFPAAAAPAGGPAGPSGWHHGGGSAEGFPPNEWGSVLLMDAPCVRPSIVIPPPQRDNLTSSNATDDVVCLSDDD; via the exons ATAAAAATATGGTAAATCAAACTCGATCCGGTTGCAAAATTAGGGATGAATGTACAAACAAGGCGCATAGCAGTGGTAAGGGATCGAGTACATCACCCTTTGCATCAGATTCATATAGACTGAGAAGTTCAACCAGGGAGTCATCATCCAAGAAACCAACGGTTCCAAGCGTTCCAACTATTCGAAAGTCGGAGCGAATTGAGAAGCAAACACCACCTACTTCAGTTTCTAAGAATCTTGAGAAGGTCAAGAGACAAAGGACGCCAAGTCCAGTGAGGAGGTCCGAGAGATGCAAGAAGCTGCGGCATTCCTCAAATTCTCTAATATCAAAGAAGTCTGCTAGAAGGTCCGAGTCATCTGATAGGCAAAACctaatggaaaagaaagagaataatggAAAACAATTGGAGATGGAAGATAAGGAATCTAGCAAAAGCAGTGAAGAAGAACCAGCCTCTACCAAGACGAAGAGAGGGACAATGAGTGCTCGTGCTTATAGAGCACTGTTCAGGGGATCAGTAAACAAGGATAAAGCGG ATTGCCGTGAGGAGTTGATTTGTCCAAAAAAGTCCTTTCAGCAGGAATACAACAATACTGGGGCTGTTGGTCCAGAGGACGTTGATGCAGTCAATGATTGTAGTGATCGTAGTCAAGAGATCAAAGATGGTGTGGAATCCATGACACAAAtggtggaaaaacaaaatgaggaaaacaCTTGCCTTAGGCAAAACAGCCATTCTACTCAACAAG GTGCAAATTATGACTCGGGAAGGGTAGAGAACCGTTCCTCACTGGAGAAGCAGTCAGAATTAATGGATCTTAGCAGGAATGGAAGGTATTTAGATGGTCATGTTGGTTTAGAGAATCAAGAAGACGTCCCTGATAAACAGAGCGACTCGGTTTGCTTGATTTCCAATGCCTCAGCCCCAGCTGGATGTCAAAATTTCACCTCTGCAGCGCACAATTTTGTCGGGATAGATGGTATAAATTCAAAGGGAAAAAG TGGGGAGCCTGACGCCACTGTTAACTTGGAACTTGATGGAAAGCAGAACTTGCATGTGTTGGTAAATATTGATGCAGAAAGTGGACAGAGTACATGCTTTATCTGCAAGCTTGGGGGAAAACTCCT GTGCTGCAATGGAGCTGGATGCCAAAAAAACTACCATCTTTCCTGTTTGGATCCTCCTCTTAATGATGTTCCCCTAGGAGTTTGGCACTGTCTTGCATGCGTTAGGAAAATGATGAAGTATGGTGCCCATTCAGTCTCTGAAGGAGTAGAGTCTATTTGGGATTGCAGGGAAGTGGAAGTATTTGATCCCAAAG GGTGTCAAAAGCAGAAgcaattttttgttaaatacaAAGGACTAGCTCATTTTCACAATCGATGGTTACCGGAAGCTGAGGTGGCTGCTCAATGCCCATCTCTAGTTGCTGAG GTGGCGCCGTGGAAGTCAGAGTGGACTTTACCAAGGCGTCTACTGCAGAAGCGATTAATAACTTCTCCTCAATTTCATAGTGAACGTGATAGACAGGAGGAGGGTACTGGTGTGTCAATGTGCCATTACCAATGGCTTGTAAAATGGTGTGGCCTTGATTATGAACATGCTTCATGGGAGCTAGAGAATGCTTCCCTGTTTCTCTCTTCAGAAGCTCAGAGCCTCATCAAACAGTATGAAAACCGAATTGAGAGAGCGACAGGAGCTTGTAATGTTGAAGTGACCATG CtttcagaaagaaaaaaaagattgaggaaTGAAATATCAAAGCTTGCAGATCCTGTTGAAAGGCAGTTCGAATATTGGAAGGTGCACCCAAATGTGATTCTAGTGGATCACGAG GAGCACATTTCAAAGGTCACATCGTTTATTTTACTCGAATGTGACGGCTGTCTTCCGTGTCTCGTCATTTCGCCTTCTACATTAGTTTATTCGTGGGATGCGGAGTTTTTCCGTCTGGCACCAATGGTTGATGTCGTTGTTTACAATGGAAGCAAAGATACTCGAAGACGTATCAGGAACCTGGAATTCTCTGAGGAAGGGGCTTCCATAGCATTTGAAGTGCTCATATCCCCTCCAGAGGCCATTGTTGAG GATATGAATATTATGCAAAGAATAGAATGGGAAGCAGTGGTTATTGATGAATGCCAACAACCTCGAAGTTTTGCCtttcttgatgaatttttgaagctgaagacCCAGAGGAGGCTTTTCCCCTTCAATGGGAATTTAGAG gaaaatatCTCCAAGTACCGTAATCTGCTCTCCATAGTTGAAAAATTTGGTGACGAAGAAAGTATGAATGCATCAGCAACCAATTCTCATGAGACTGTGTATAAGCCGAAGGAGCGGCCAGTGAGCTATACTGCATTTGAGGGCAAGATGGATTCATCTAGATTTGTGGAGTACTGGGTTCCAACACAAATATCGAACGTGCAGCTTGAACAGTATTGTGCTACTCTACTTTCAAACTCTCTGTCACTCTGTTCATCATCAAAGGGTGACCCTGTTGGTGTGCTACGCGATATCCTTGTCTCTGCTCGGAAG TGTTGTGATCATCCATACAATGTTGATCCATCTCTTCAAGGCTCAATGATGAAAGATCTTCAACCAATTGAGTACTTGGAAGTTGGAATAAGAGCTAGCGGGAAACTTCAGCTTCTTGATAGGTTGCTTTTGGAGATAAAGAAACAGCACTTGAAAGTTCTGATATTGTTTCAG TCCATTGGTTGTTCAGGAAGAGATTTGACTGGAGATATTTTGGATGACTTTTTACGTCAGAGGTTTGGTGCAGATTCATATGAACGTGTTGATGGTGGCATTCTCCCTTCTAAGAAACAGGCTGCTTTGAATAAGTTTAATGACAAGGAGCTGGGAAGATTTGTGTTTTTGTTGGAGAATCGGGCCTGTAATTTTAGCATCAAATTGTCATCAGTTGATATGGTGATTATATTTGATAGTGACTGGAATCCTGCTAGTGACTTAAAAAATTTGCAGAAATTAACAATTGAATCTCAAGTCCAAATAAAAGTACTCCGCTTGTATTTGTCCTGTACGGTGGAAGAAAAGGCATTGTTATGTGCAAAGCAAGGCATGCACCTTGAACTGCAAAATATAAGTCCAAGCACTAGCCACATGTTACTCATGTGGGGGGCATCATATCTAATGTGTAGATTGGACGAGTTCCATGGCAGCTCTAGTGTGTCTTCCATGGAATTGTCTGATCAATTGCTTTCGAACTCTGTGGTTCAGGAGTTTCTGGctctgctttcccagaatgaAAACAGTGTTAAGAGCAGATCTGTCATTGTCAAAGCACGGCAAACCTCAGGAACTTACTGCACAGATTTTCCTTTGGTTGGTGAGTTGAAGATTCAGTCCACTGCTGAAGATTTACCACATATTTTCTGGACAAAGTTATTGGAAGGAAAGCATCCTTGCTGGAAATACCTGTCTGGTTCAACCCCAAGGAACAGAAAAAGGGTTCAATCAAATGTCAATGTACTAGAAGAAGTTGAGTCTGACAGTAACCAGCTGGACAAGAAACGCAAGAAGCTGACAAATAATAGCATATCTCTGTCCTCTAGGAAGCAGCGAATAGATGGGGAGAAAAAGGTCGCTGCTAACAAGGAAG GGACTTCCAGACCATTTATTAAATCTCTTGGAGGAGAAGATTTGACAGCTATACCTGAAGGTAAAATGGTTGACTCTGATGAGGGAAGAAAGTTGCGTGATGCACAGAGGAGCCTCCATCTTTTGCTGAAACCAGAAATCTCGAGACTTAGTGACTTGTTGAATGTATCG GACAATATCAAGCGTATCATTGATATCTTCCTTGATTATGTAATCAATAATCATCATGTCAGCCGGGAACCAGCGAGTATTCTACAAGCTTTCCAGTTGGCTCTG TGTTGGACTGCAGTTTCtttatcaaaggaaaaaatagatcACACAGAATCTCTTGAGCTTGCGAAAAAGCATTTGAACTACCAGTGCAAGAAAGAAGAGGCAGATCATGTGTATTTGATGTTGCGACATCTAAAGAAAATGTTTCTCCACCTTAGAAAGAATTCTCTGGTTGATTCCTCAAAATGTGGAGAACTGAAAGACAAAGCGCTTGAGATGGAGCAATCTGGTGTGAAGTCGCCCCTGCCAGCTATGCCTTGCCTCCAAACCATAAAAGTAGAGATTGAAGATTGTACCTTTCAAGGATCCTCCAGTAATGAGGTCATTTCTAGTCCTAACTTAATGGATGAGTTTGGATTGACATTGGGAGATATTTCTGAAAGTGGCAGAGAAATTCGGAACCAGAAACAGATATTGCTGGAGCTagaaaggaggaagaacaaAATATGCAGGGAATATGAGGCGCAGAAGGTGTTGCTGGAGAATACTCGTCAAATGGAGGCTGCGATTGTCCGTTTGCATTATGGTGGTTCAACAAAATTAGACAGGCTGGAGAGATTGGACAGGGAGTACTCtacaaaaattgaagaatgctCACATGAGATGGCTGTACGCCTTAAAGAAATTGAGGCTGAATATCGAGCCTCAGCAAATGGAGTTCAGCAGGATCCTTCTCTAGTAGAGGGAGACAGGCGCTCAACGCAAGTGCAATTGCCGAATAAGCTGCCTGAAGCCAGGCATGGTCAGGAAAGTTCCAATTGTCATGATCAACTTATTAACGTGGACCCTTTACCGAGGCCCTCATCTGATCAAAGTGCTGATGCAATTGACTGTGCTGTAAAGGACTGCCTTCCAGTTAGGATTGGCTGTGACAATGATGAGGTGAGTACCGTGGCTTCAGGAACAGTTTTTACAGAGGTAGGGCCATGTGCTAATGGAATACCAATAGACAACCAAGGGAATGCTGTTTCTCTAAATCCCTGTTCTCGGGAGAATCTTCCTGGTAACTCACACGGTGATTTTATCAGTAGCCGTGCTCCAGACAACGTGAGCACTATGAATGCTTACACGTTGGTGGATCAGACTCCTGATGATTCAAGAAAGGAAGCAATTGATGAGCCGGGTCCAGTGGAGGCGCAAGAGAGTGTTCATTTAACAAATGTACTGGAGAGATCGAGTACTCTGGATCCACAAGTATCAGAAACGGAACCACCTAATGGATCTGAATCTGGAGTGGTTGATAATGTCCATCGCAGTGATGGACCTCATAAAGCTGCCTTGGTTGATCGATCAATATCAAGGATGCCTGATGACAGAGACAAAGTCAGGGCCACTGGTCATGCTCTGGAGAATATCAGCTCTCTGAATGCTGGCTCCTTGGATGATCAGATTCTTGATGGTTTGAGAAAGGAAGCACTTGATGAACCAGTTGCGCTGGAGGTGCAAGAGAATATTTGTATAACAGGTGAACTGGAAGCTCCATcagaaaatgaaatatgcaatggATCTGAATCTGAAGTACTTGAGAATGTCCATCCCAGTGATGGACCTTGTGAAGTTACTTTGGTCGATCAATCAAAGTCAAGTACAGTGCCGCTAGCAAATGCCTTTGCCAAGGGAGCTTCTGTGTCATTTCATTGT ACCCTGCCTGACCCGGAGTTGAGAGATGATTGTAATGCCACATCCACCAGCAGGCAAGAGAGAAATAGACCCAATGAAGAGCGACATAATGATGAG GCCCTACCTGATGAGGAGTCGAGAGATGATTGTAATGTCACATCCACCACCTTGCAAGAAGAAAATGCACCTGGTAAACAGCAGCGTGATGCTGAG AGCGTGCCTAACCAGGATTTGGGAGATGATTCTACACCAGCCATAATGCAAGAGGGAAATGCACCTGATGAAGAGCAGCAAAATGCTGAGGACGCTTCCGTGCCATCTTATCTT ACCTTACCTGGCGAGGAGTTGAGAGATTATAGCAATGCCGCATCCAGCGGCATCGAAGAGAGAAATGCAACAGATGAAGAGCAGCATAATGCTGAG ACCTTACCTGAAGAGGAGTTGAGAGTTAATTGTAACACAGTATCCGCTGGCATGCAAGAGAGAAATGAACCCGATGAAGAGCACCGTAATGCTGAGAGTGCTACCGTATCATCTTATCAT GAGTTGGGAGATGATTTTAGTGCCCCGTCCACCAGCATGCCAGAGAGAAATGCACCTGACGAAGAGCAGCATAATACTTCTCAACAAACTGAGCTTCTTTCATCTGGTACTTGTAATGCTACATCATTTTTCTCTGGAGCAGCAGATATGGAGCCTCCAGTGCTTCCGCAGCCGCAAGATCAGCCTCTTAATAACAGTTCACATGATTTAGCTCTGGTCAGAGGAACTGCAACTCCACTCCAGGGGGTGGGAGAGACTTCTAATCTAACTGTTCACGTTCAGTCAACACAAGTTGATGAAAACCCTGCTGCGCCTCTTAATCAAGCAATGTCGGAATCTGCAGTCAGCATTCCTCGTGGTAGGATAGTGGCACAGATCTCAGGCAATTCCACTGCATCTGTCCCTATGGAAAGTAACACTCAGCCATCGCAGAGTCCTTTTCCAATGGCACAACCCAGAACGCCTCTGAAATTGCACCTGGATCCTCTTCAGAACGAGCTGGACAGAATACAAAGGGAAATTGAGCAGATGGACAAAGCACATGAAGATGCA AGAATGCGACTGGTATCTGATTGCGGCAAGGAGATAGATGAAATTGTCGCACAAATTCGCAGGAAGTATGATTTGAAACTTAGGGAGATTGAGGCAGAATATCTTCCTAAGAAAAAGGAACTTGACATGAATCACCGCAAAGTTCTGATGAATAGGATGCTAGCTGAGGCGTTCAAATCCAAGTATTCTGATATCAGGGCATCTGGCACAAATGGAATGCAACAAG ATGTAGCTTCCAGTTCCATGCAGCCGTTGCTACAGTTATCATCGCAGCATAATGCACATCAGCCTTTGCCAGTTCGTGTCCCTTCTGCTGGCCTTCAGTCGAATGGGGTTGGCACTGCCGCCACTCCATTCACAAGCTCACAGAGTTTTCCTACCAATGTGGCGAGCTTGCAGAATGTTGGCCCTTCTGTAGGTTCCATCCTGGATACCATGGCTGTGCCCCAGATCAGCCTCAGCATGCCACCGTCATCAGCAAACATCCAAGCTCCCAGTGATCTTCGTTCTCCTGCTCCACATCTCCAAACTTTCAGACCTTCTGTTGCATCCTCAGGCACCCGTTTGCAGGGCTTGCCAAATTGGCAGCCACCTAGCAACCCACCTCCAACTTCTGCCCCTCTCCAGCAGTTTCCAGCGGCAGCAGCACCAGCTGGGGGCCCAGCAGGTCCAAGTGGTTGGCATCATGGCGGGGGATCTGCAGAAGGGTTTCCACCTAATGAATGGGGGAGTGTTCTTCTTATGGATGCCCCTTGCGTTCGTCCTTCAATCGTTATTCCTCCTCCACAAAGGGATAATTTAACCTCCTCTAATGCTACCGATGACGTTGTATGCTTATCCGATGACGACTGA